One stretch of Pararhizobium qamdonense DNA includes these proteins:
- a CDS encoding ABC transporter permease, which translates to MDLFHTIIAILESTIRVSVPLIFAALAGLFTERAGVFDIGLEGKMLGAAFAAGAVAAVTGNVMMGLLAAILISVLLSLVHGYASITQRGSQIVSGVAINFIVAGSTVILGEAWFRQGGRTPALSGDARFQTVTLPFADAVRDVPFLGPIYSELLSGHFILTYVAFALVPFSWWILYRTRFGLRLRAVGENPSAVDTAGISVIWLRYRAVICCGILCGFAGAYLSLAMSAGFVKGMTAGKGYIALAALIFAKWRPVNIMLACLLFGFLDALAIRLQGNPLPLIGQVPVQLMQALPYILTVILLAGFIGKAIPPKAGGVPYVKER; encoded by the coding sequence ATGGATCTTTTCCACACGATCATCGCGATCCTCGAATCGACCATCCGGGTCTCCGTTCCACTGATCTTTGCAGCACTGGCCGGCCTGTTCACCGAGCGGGCAGGGGTGTTCGACATCGGCCTTGAGGGCAAGATGCTTGGCGCCGCCTTTGCCGCCGGTGCCGTCGCCGCCGTAACCGGCAATGTGATGATGGGGCTTCTGGCCGCCATCCTGATTTCCGTGCTGTTATCTCTGGTCCACGGCTATGCCTCGATCACCCAGCGCGGCAGCCAGATCGTGTCCGGCGTTGCGATCAATTTCATCGTCGCAGGCTCCACCGTCATCCTCGGCGAAGCCTGGTTCCGCCAGGGCGGCCGCACGCCGGCGCTATCGGGCGATGCCCGCTTCCAGACGGTCACGCTGCCCTTTGCCGATGCGGTGCGCGACGTGCCGTTTCTCGGGCCGATCTATTCCGAGCTTTTGTCAGGCCATTTCATCCTCACCTATGTCGCCTTCGCGCTGGTGCCATTCAGCTGGTGGATTCTCTACCGCACCCGCTTTGGCCTGCGCCTTCGCGCCGTCGGCGAAAATCCGAGCGCGGTGGATACGGCCGGCATTTCGGTGATCTGGCTGCGGTACCGCGCCGTCATCTGCTGCGGCATTCTCTGCGGCTTTGCCGGGGCCTATCTGTCGCTGGCCATGAGCGCCGGCTTCGTCAAGGGCATGACGGCCGGCAAGGGCTATATCGCGCTGGCCGCCTTGATCTTTGCCAAATGGCGTCCGGTCAACATCATGCTGGCCTGCCTTCTCTTCGGCTTCCTCGATGCGCTCGCTATTCGCCTGCAGGGCAACCCGTTGCCGCTGATCGGCCAGGTGCCGGTACAATTGATGCAGGCGCTGCCCTATATCCTCACGGTCATCCTGCTTGCCGGCTTCATCGGCAAGGCGATCCCGCCCAAGGCAGGGGGTGTACCCTATGTGAAGGAGCGCTGA
- a CDS encoding purine-nucleoside phosphorylase has translation MTAAAELLKARLSGFSPRYGIVLGSGLGSLVAAVADPVRMSYADIPGFPVSAVSGHAGELVAGTIGGVPVIVLSGRVHFYERGDANAMRTPIETLKALGVETLILTNSAGSLREDLPPGSVMQITDHINFSGTSPLIGVDSDDRFVGLTSAYDTELAERMRAAAIKLDIPLGSGVYMWFSGPNFETPAEIRMARILGADAVGMSTVPEVILARFFSLKVAAASVITNFGAGMTGGELSHHETKDMAPIGGARLASILTEMISA, from the coding sequence ATGACGGCGGCCGCAGAGCTGCTGAAGGCCAGGCTTTCCGGCTTTTCGCCGCGTTACGGCATCGTGCTCGGCTCCGGGCTCGGATCGCTGGTTGCGGCGGTCGCTGATCCCGTGCGGATGTCCTATGCGGATATTCCTGGTTTTCCGGTCAGTGCCGTATCGGGGCATGCCGGTGAGCTGGTCGCTGGCACGATCGGCGGCGTCCCCGTCATCGTCCTGTCCGGCCGGGTGCATTTCTATGAGCGTGGTGATGCCAATGCGATGCGCACGCCAATCGAGACATTGAAAGCGCTGGGCGTCGAAACGCTGATCCTCACCAATTCGGCGGGGTCGCTGCGCGAAGACCTGCCGCCGGGCTCGGTGATGCAGATCACCGATCACATCAATTTTTCCGGCACCAGCCCGCTGATCGGCGTCGATAGCGACGATCGCTTCGTCGGGCTGACCTCCGCCTATGATACCGAACTGGCTGAGCGCATGCGCGCTGCGGCCATCAAGCTGGATATTCCGCTCGGTTCCGGCGTCTATATGTGGTTTTCCGGGCCGAATTTCGAAACGCCGGCGGAAATCCGCATGGCCCGCATTCTCGGCGCCGACGCGGTCGGCATGTCGACCGTGCCGGAAGTCATCCTCGCCCGGTTCTTCAGCCTGAAGGTCGCTGCCGCCTCGGTCATCACCAATTTCGGCGCAGGCATGACCGGTGGCGAGCTCAGCCACCACGAAACCAAGGACATGGCCCCCATCGGCGGCGCCCGTCTGGCGTCCATCCTCACCGAAATGATCTCGGCGTAG
- a CDS encoding cytidine deaminase, translated as MENELFEAAREAMAKAHAPYSKFPVGAAIRAEDGRIYTGANIENLSFPEGWCAETTAISHMVMAGQRKIVEVAVIAEKLALCPPCGGCRQRLAEFSGASTRIFLCDETGVKKTLSMADLLPHSFETEVFG; from the coding sequence GTGGAAAACGAACTTTTCGAGGCAGCCCGCGAGGCCATGGCGAAAGCCCATGCGCCCTATTCGAAATTCCCCGTCGGCGCCGCGATCCGCGCCGAGGACGGCCGGATCTATACCGGCGCCAATATCGAAAACCTGTCCTTTCCCGAGGGCTGGTGTGCGGAGACGACGGCGATCAGCCATATGGTCATGGCCGGTCAGCGCAAGATCGTCGAGGTCGCGGTGATTGCCGAAAAGCTGGCGCTCTGCCCGCCCTGCGGCGGCTGCCGCCAGCGGCTGGCGGAATTTTCCGGTGCCAGCACCCGCATTTTCCTCTGCGATGAGACGGGTGTGAAAAAGACGCTCTCCATGGCTGATCTCCTGCCGCATTCGTTCGAGACCGAGGTCTTCGGATGA
- the deoC gene encoding deoxyribose-phosphate aldolase: MLEASNRQIAALALSLLDLTDLSDDCTPAAIDKLCAMARTSHGHTAAICIWPRFVAQARSILGAGSAVKIATVVNFPSGDLPVETVLAETRQAIADGADEIDLVIPYRAFIGGDEQAVRTMISEVRKACPAPVLLKTILETGELKDRGLIRNASHIAIQEGADFIKTSTGKVTVNATLEAADIMLTCIRESGRKVGFKPAGGVRTVGDARLYLTLAATIHSPDWPMPSTFRFGASGLLTDILSVLEGREPVAGATAY, encoded by the coding sequence ATGCTCGAAGCCTCCAATCGCCAGATAGCCGCGCTCGCGCTGTCACTGCTCGATCTCACCGACCTCTCCGACGACTGCACGCCGGCGGCGATCGACAAGCTCTGCGCCATGGCCCGCACGTCGCATGGCCATACGGCAGCGATCTGCATCTGGCCGCGTTTCGTGGCCCAGGCCCGCAGCATTCTGGGGGCGGGCAGCGCAGTCAAGATCGCTACCGTCGTCAATTTCCCCTCCGGCGACCTGCCGGTCGAAACGGTGCTGGCCGAAACGCGGCAGGCGATTGCCGATGGCGCCGATGAAATCGATCTGGTCATTCCCTATCGCGCCTTCATAGGCGGCGACGAACAGGCCGTGCGCACGATGATTTCCGAGGTGCGCAAGGCATGCCCGGCGCCCGTTCTGCTCAAGACCATTCTGGAGACCGGAGAATTGAAGGATCGCGGCCTGATCCGCAACGCCTCCCATATCGCCATTCAGGAAGGCGCCGATTTCATCAAGACATCGACCGGCAAGGTCACTGTCAACGCAACGCTCGAGGCGGCGGATATCATGCTGACCTGCATCCGCGAAAGCGGCCGAAAGGTTGGTTTCAAGCCGGCCGGTGGCGTTCGCACCGTCGGCGACGCCCGCCTCTATCTCACCCTTGCCGCAACGATCCACAGCCCCGACTGGCCGATGCCCTCGACCTTCCGCTTCGGCGCTTCCGGCCTGCTCACCGACATCCTCTCGGTGCTGGAAGGCCGCGAGCCGGTGGCCGGCGCGACGGCCTATT